One window of the Rhizobiaceae bacterium genome contains the following:
- a CDS encoding MFS transporter: protein MATATATSKPGSSLPWLIIACGCAIAALTFGPRSAMGFFQLPMLAEKGWDRTTFGLAMAIQNLAWGFGTPLFGALADKYGTWRVLALSGIMYAAGLVIMAWSPTPGMLHLGGGLLVGLGVAAGSFGIVLAAFARNVAPERRSFVFGLGTAAGSAGMFLFAPLGQGLISAFGWHQSLIIMAAMMLVMPFLAIPLRGNSSSGVVGQTAFKQTAGEALREALRHRSYLLLTSGFFVCGFQVAFITAHFPAYIGDLGIDARYAVIALALIGFFNIIGSLSAGVIGQRYSKPYFLSLIYLGRSILVTVFLLLPQTPTTVIVFAAIMGLLWLSTVPPTNGLVAIMFGTRHLGMLGGIVFFSHQIGSFLGVWLGGYLYDHFGSYDPVWWLSVILGLFAAIVHLPIAERPVDRPALTAAE from the coding sequence ATGGCCACTGCCACCGCGACATCCAAGCCGGGTAGCTCCCTGCCGTGGCTCATCATCGCCTGTGGTTGCGCGATCGCCGCGCTGACATTCGGACCCCGCTCGGCGATGGGGTTCTTCCAGCTTCCGATGCTCGCGGAAAAAGGCTGGGATCGCACCACATTCGGTCTGGCGATGGCGATCCAGAATCTCGCCTGGGGTTTCGGCACGCCGCTCTTCGGCGCATTGGCCGACAAATACGGTACGTGGCGGGTGCTTGCGCTCTCCGGCATCATGTATGCCGCCGGGCTGGTCATAATGGCGTGGTCGCCGACACCGGGAATGCTGCATCTCGGCGGCGGTCTGCTGGTCGGCCTCGGCGTCGCGGCGGGGTCCTTCGGCATCGTGCTCGCCGCCTTCGCGCGCAACGTCGCGCCGGAGCGCCGCAGCTTCGTCTTCGGCCTCGGCACGGCGGCGGGCTCCGCCGGCATGTTCCTGTTCGCCCCTCTCGGACAGGGACTCATCTCGGCCTTCGGCTGGCATCAATCGCTGATCATCATGGCTGCGATGATGCTCGTCATGCCCTTCCTCGCGATCCCGCTGCGCGGCAATTCAAGCAGCGGCGTCGTCGGCCAGACCGCCTTCAAGCAGACGGCAGGCGAAGCCTTGCGCGAGGCATTGAGACACCGCAGCTACCTGCTCCTGACCTCCGGCTTCTTCGTCTGCGGATTTCAGGTCGCCTTCATTACGGCGCACTTCCCGGCCTATATCGGCGACCTCGGAATAGACGCCCGCTACGCCGTCATCGCGCTGGCGCTGATCGGCTTCTTCAACATCATCGGCTCGCTGAGCGCCGGCGTCATCGGCCAACGCTATTCGAAGCCTTATTTCCTGAGCCTCATCTATCTGGGCCGCTCGATCCTCGTCACCGTGTTTCTGCTTCTCCCGCAAACGCCGACGACGGTCATCGTCTTCGCCGCCATCATGGGCCTGCTGTGGCTGTCGACCGTGCCGCCGACCAACGGACTCGTCGCCATCATGTTCGGCACGCGGCACCTCGGAATGCTCGGCGGCATCGTCTTCTTCTCGCACCAGATCGGTTCGTTCCTGGGCGTCTGGCTGGGCGGCTATCTCTACGACCATTTCGGATCGTACGATCCGGTGTGGTGGCTGAGCGTCATTCTCGGCCTGTTCGCGGCGATCGTGCACCTGCCGATCGCCGAACGTCCGGTCGACCGACCTGCGCTCACTGCTGCGGAGTAG
- a CDS encoding sigma-70 family RNA polymerase sigma factor has protein sequence MDDRKSAILAEIPRLRRYAQGLVRERDKADDLVQDTLERALARMDNWRVGESPRRWLFTIMHHLFIDQVRKIARRGEKAMLPLDSNEALSAPADQFDAMATLDIMDSLQAIAPERRAALLIVGVEGFSYAEAATILGIPAGTLMSRISRGRDDLRALLDDATRRRNIRVVEK, from the coding sequence ATGGACGACAGGAAATCGGCGATTCTTGCGGAGATACCGCGACTGCGGCGCTACGCGCAGGGCCTGGTGCGTGAGCGCGACAAGGCGGACGATCTCGTGCAGGACACGCTGGAACGGGCTTTGGCCCGCATGGATAACTGGCGGGTTGGCGAAAGTCCGCGACGCTGGCTCTTTACGATCATGCACCATCTTTTCATCGATCAGGTCAGGAAGATCGCGCGGCGCGGGGAGAAGGCGATGCTGCCGCTCGATTCCAACGAGGCGCTTTCCGCGCCGGCGGACCAGTTCGACGCCATGGCGACGCTGGACATTATGGATTCGCTCCAGGCGATCGCGCCGGAGCGGCGCGCCGCGCTTCTGATCGTGGGCGTCGAGGGTTTCTCCTACGCGGAAGCAGCCACCATCCTCGGCATTCCCGCCGGTACGCTGATGTCGCGCATCTCGCGCGGCCGTGACGATCTTCGCGCCCTGCTCGACGATGCCACGCGCCGCCGCAACATAAGGGTCGTCGAGAAATGA
- a CDS encoding anti-sigma factor: MTRRDFTENDIHLALDGEMPAEERAAFDHWLHSNPEMKARSLRFAEDRERLRQALSGIAGEPVPYRLQHVLSEGRPSGRAGRWLQAAAAAVIFVAGALGGYGVGLWQRPTAQHDRAFVNSAIQAHDMYAAEKLHVVEVKADQRDHLLGWLSKRVGVQLVAPDLSAQGYDLIGGRLLPDAGKAAAQFMYQNADGERVSLYVTKEPERSQTGFKSVVEGSTRAFYWMDDDYGCAVAGVTPEKTLASIADSTYRQYLAAESR; this comes from the coding sequence ATGACCCGGCGCGACTTCACCGAGAACGACATCCACCTGGCCCTCGACGGCGAGATGCCGGCCGAGGAGCGCGCCGCCTTCGACCATTGGCTTCATTCGAATCCCGAGATGAAGGCGCGCAGCCTGCGTTTCGCGGAGGATCGTGAGCGTTTGCGACAGGCTCTCAGCGGCATAGCGGGTGAACCCGTGCCCTACCGGCTTCAGCATGTGCTCAGCGAGGGTCGGCCCTCCGGCCGCGCAGGGCGATGGCTGCAGGCGGCTGCGGCGGCAGTCATCTTCGTGGCCGGTGCGCTTGGCGGTTACGGCGTCGGTCTCTGGCAGAGGCCGACCGCTCAACACGACCGCGCATTCGTCAACAGCGCGATACAGGCCCACGACATGTATGCAGCCGAAAAACTGCATGTAGTCGAGGTGAAGGCGGATCAGCGCGACCACCTGCTCGGCTGGCTGTCGAAACGGGTCGGTGTCCAGCTGGTCGCGCCGGACCTCTCCGCGCAGGGCTATGACCTCATCGGTGGTCGGCTGCTGCCCGACGCCGGCAAGGCGGCGGCGCAATTCATGTACCAGAACGCCGACGGCGAACGCGTTTCGCTCTACGTCACGAAGGAGCCGGAGCGCTCGCAGACAGGTTTCAAATCCGTCGTCGAGGGTTCGACGCGCGCCTTCTACTGGATGGATGACGACTATGGATGCGCCGTGGCGGGCGTTACGCCGGAGAAGACGCTGGCCTCCATCGCCGACAGCACCTACCGCCAGTATCTCGCAGCAGAATCGCGTTGA
- a CDS encoding HD family hydrolase: MPDRPTAPPRAWQRMLSGRRLDLLDPSPLDVEISDIAHGLARVARWNGQTVGDHAFSVAQHSLLVEQIFSRRRPDALPEERLVALLHDAPEYVIGDMISPFKAVVGGGYKLVEERLHRAIHLRFSLAAAESEKLRKEIKRADQIAAYFEATLLAGFAIGEATKFFGRPAGIVLGPTDLAPLPVRRMEIAFLRRFEQIEKDRKRG, from the coding sequence ATGCCGGATCGCCCCACCGCTCCGCCGCGCGCGTGGCAGCGCATGCTGTCCGGCCGCCGCCTCGACCTGCTCGACCCCTCCCCGCTCGACGTCGAGATTTCCGACATCGCGCACGGTCTTGCCCGCGTCGCCCGCTGGAACGGCCAGACCGTCGGTGACCACGCCTTTTCCGTGGCCCAGCATTCGCTGCTGGTGGAACAGATCTTCTCGCGGCGGCGGCCGGACGCCTTGCCCGAAGAACGCCTTGTCGCGCTGCTGCACGATGCCCCGGAATATGTCATCGGCGACATGATCTCACCCTTCAAGGCCGTGGTCGGCGGCGGCTACAAGCTGGTCGAGGAGAGGCTGCATCGCGCGATCCACCTGCGCTTTTCCCTCGCCGCGGCCGAGAGCGAAAAGCTCAGAAAGGAAATCAAGCGCGCGGACCAGATCGCTGCCTATTTCGAGGCGACGCTGCTCGCCGGCTTCGCCATCGGAGAGGCCACGAAATTCTTTGGTCGCCCGGCCGGCATCGTGCTCGGACCGACGGATCTCGCGCCGCTGCCGGTAAGACGCATGGAAATCGCCTTTCTGCGGCGCTTCGAGCAGATCGAAAAGGATCGGAAGCGCGGCTGA
- a CDS encoding folate-binding protein YgfZ, which yields MPIVRLTDRALVTVAGPDAEHLLQNVITTDLDALKAGEMKPGALLTPQGKILFDFLVSRAGEDGLRLDVRADIAADFAKRLTLYKLRAKAEIIKQDQVDVAVAWENDSTSSENDSSAHWFVDTRFRDVPVRRSYDGQAGATSGIEAWTALRIAHGVTESGSDYALSDAFPHDVLLDQNDGVGFGKGCYVGQEVVSRMKHRGTARRRALIAKSGSTLPASGTPVTAGGREIGTLGSVVGGDALAIVRIDRVKEAIDAGTPVLAGDVPITLAIPAWADFTFPEAAPADGA from the coding sequence ATGCCCATCGTCCGGCTCACGGACCGCGCCCTTGTCACCGTTGCCGGCCCCGACGCCGAGCATCTGTTGCAGAACGTGATCACCACGGATCTCGATGCCCTGAAAGCCGGAGAGATGAAGCCCGGCGCCCTGCTCACGCCGCAGGGCAAGATCCTGTTCGACTTTCTGGTCTCCCGCGCGGGCGAAGACGGGCTCCGCCTCGACGTCCGCGCTGACATCGCGGCGGATTTCGCCAAACGACTGACGCTCTACAAGCTGCGTGCGAAAGCGGAGATCATCAAGCAGGATCAGGTGGATGTCGCCGTCGCATGGGAGAATGATTCCACTTCTTCAGAAAATGATTCAAGCGCGCACTGGTTTGTCGACACGCGTTTCCGCGACGTGCCGGTGCGGCGAAGCTATGATGGACAAGCCGGCGCGACGTCCGGGATTGAGGCATGGACCGCTTTACGCATCGCGCATGGCGTCACCGAAAGCGGCTCCGACTACGCGCTCTCGGACGCCTTCCCACATGACGTGCTGCTCGACCAGAATGACGGCGTCGGCTTCGGAAAGGGTTGTTATGTCGGCCAGGAGGTCGTGTCGCGCATGAAGCATCGCGGCACTGCCCGCCGCCGTGCGCTGATCGCGAAGAGCGGTTCCACCTTGCCGGCTTCCGGCACGCCCGTCACAGCCGGTGGAAGGGAGATCGGAACGCTTGGCAGCGTCGTCGGTGGCGATGCGCTCGCGATCGTACGCATCGACCGGGTAAAGGAAGCGATCGATGCCGGCACGCCGGTTCTCGCCGGGGACGTGCCCATCACGCTGGCGATCCCCGCCTGGGCCGATTTCACCTTCCCCGAAGCGGCCCCGGCGGACGGCGCCTGA
- a CDS encoding dihydroorotase, which yields MAATYDLILKDGTVVNHDGKGVRDLGVRGGRIAAIGDLGQASAAETIDCRGLHVLPGVVDSQVHFREPGLEHKEDLETGSRAAVLGGVTAVFEMPNTKPLTTSEEALADKVRRATNRMHCDFAFWVGGTRENARDVGELERLPGAAGIKVFMGSSTGDLLVEDDEGVASILRNTRRRAAFHSEDEFRLRERLGERIDGDPSSHPVWRDEIAALQCTQRLVAIARRARARIHVLHISTAEEIAFLEDQKDVATCEATPHHLTLSAKHYATLGNLIQMNPPVRDARHRDGVWHGIRNGVVDVLGSDHAPHTLEEKAKPYPASPSGMTGVQTLVPIMLDHVNAGRLTIERFVDLSSHGPQRIFGMALKGRIAAGYEADFTIVDLKRQETIANEQAGSRAGWTPYHDRTVTGWPVGTVVRGRRVMWEGEIVTPGQGQPVLFSEALPG from the coding sequence ATGGCCGCGACCTATGATCTGATCCTGAAAGACGGCACCGTCGTCAATCACGACGGCAAGGGCGTGCGCGACCTTGGCGTGCGCGGCGGGCGGATCGCGGCAATCGGAGACCTCGGGCAAGCCAGCGCCGCCGAGACGATCGACTGCCGAGGCCTGCATGTGCTGCCGGGAGTGGTCGACAGTCAGGTGCATTTTCGCGAGCCGGGACTGGAGCACAAGGAGGATCTGGAGACAGGTTCGCGCGCCGCCGTGCTCGGCGGCGTCACCGCGGTCTTCGAGATGCCGAACACCAAGCCGTTGACGACGAGCGAGGAAGCGCTTGCCGACAAGGTGCGCCGGGCCACGAACCGCATGCACTGCGATTTTGCCTTCTGGGTCGGTGGAACGCGCGAGAATGCCAGGGACGTCGGGGAACTGGAGCGCCTGCCGGGTGCGGCGGGCATCAAGGTGTTCATGGGATCGTCCACCGGCGACCTGCTGGTCGAGGATGACGAGGGGGTTGCCTCGATCCTGAGGAACACGCGTCGACGCGCAGCTTTCCACTCGGAGGACGAGTTTCGCCTGCGCGAGCGTCTGGGCGAGCGCATCGACGGCGATCCGTCGTCGCATCCCGTGTGGCGCGACGAGATTGCGGCCTTGCAATGCACGCAACGGCTTGTCGCCATTGCCCGCCGTGCCCGCGCCCGCATTCATGTGCTGCATATCTCGACCGCCGAGGAGATCGCCTTCCTCGAGGATCAGAAGGACGTCGCTACCTGTGAGGCGACGCCGCACCATCTGACGCTAAGCGCCAAGCATTATGCCACGCTCGGCAACCTTATCCAGATGAACCCGCCGGTGCGTGACGCACGCCATCGCGACGGCGTCTGGCACGGTATCCGGAATGGCGTCGTGGACGTTCTCGGCTCCGACCACGCGCCGCATACGCTGGAGGAGAAGGCAAAACCCTATCCCGCTTCGCCCTCCGGCATGACCGGCGTGCAGACGCTGGTGCCGATCATGCTCGACCACGTCAACGCCGGTCGTCTCACCATCGAGCGCTTCGTTGACCTTTCCAGCCACGGCCCGCAGCGCATTTTTGGCATGGCGCTCAAGGGCCGCATCGCTGCCGGCTACGAGGCCGACTTTACCATTGTGGACCTGAAGCGTCAGGAGACGATCGCAAACGAGCAGGCCGGCTCACGCGCCGGCTGGACCCCCTATCATGATCGCACGGTCACCGGCTGGCCGGTGGGCACCGTCGTGCGCGGCAGGCGCGTCATGTGGGAAGGCGAGATCGTGACGCCGGGGCAGGGGCAGCCGGTTCTCTTTTCCGAAGCCTTGCCCGGCTGA
- a CDS encoding TIGR02301 family protein: MARASIILAMLAALGMTQPSAAVEAPYEQNLLRLAEVLGSLHYLRNLCGESGDAWRKEMERLLETENPDAQRRARFVASFNRGYRSFEAVYATCTASAVESIRRYMKEGEALTRDVAARYGN, encoded by the coding sequence ATGGCAAGGGCTTCGATCATTCTGGCAATGCTGGCCGCGCTCGGCATGACGCAGCCTTCGGCGGCGGTCGAGGCACCCTACGAGCAGAACCTGCTTCGTCTCGCCGAAGTGCTCGGCTCCCTTCACTACCTGCGCAACCTGTGCGGGGAATCCGGCGATGCCTGGCGCAAGGAAATGGAGCGGCTGCTCGAAACCGAGAATCCGGACGCGCAGCGTCGCGCGCGTTTCGTGGCTAGCTTCAATCGCGGCTACCGCTCGTTCGAAGCGGTTTATGCCACATGCACGGCTTCGGCCGTGGAATCCATCCGCCGTTACATGAAGGAGGGCGAGGCCCTGACACGGGACGTTGCCGCGAGATATGGCAATTAA
- a CDS encoding NUDIX domain-containing protein, with translation MREIPAVSVAVAHHGKALLVRRGRAPAKGLYAFPGGKVEPGETLEDAARRELKEETGLEVARVEPIVSISIPAEGGHSPHAFRLTVFRGFDPSGELAVGDDAESAGFFTVEEARGMPLTGSVFEIVERLLTPGAQTAPPCG, from the coding sequence ATGCGGGAGATTCCGGCCGTATCGGTGGCCGTGGCGCATCACGGGAAGGCACTCCTGGTGCGGCGCGGCCGCGCGCCGGCCAAGGGCCTTTACGCATTTCCCGGCGGGAAGGTTGAGCCGGGTGAGACTCTCGAGGATGCAGCGCGCCGGGAACTGAAGGAAGAAACCGGGCTGGAAGTCGCGCGCGTCGAGCCCATCGTGTCGATTTCCATACCGGCCGAAGGCGGCCATTCGCCACATGCTTTCCGGCTGACCGTCTTTCGCGGCTTCGATCCCTCGGGCGAGCTCGCCGTCGGCGACGACGCGGAATCGGCGGGCTTTTTTACCGTCGAGGAAGCGCGCGGCATGCCGCTGACCGGCAGTGTTTTCGAGATCGTGGAGCGCTTGTTGACGCCAGGGGCGCAGACCGCGCCGCCTTGCGGCTGA
- a CDS encoding SOS response-associated peptidase: MCGRFALSLTPTDIETLFGVADVEPFPPRYNIPPTEPIMMVIRDHPRPPGSNLPENRVMLVRWGFIPAWAKDPRQLPLLINARSETAIEKATFRAAMRHRRTLVPASGFYEWKREDGGKAQPYWVRPRKGAFVAFAGLMETYADPGGSEIDTGAILTTASSGEIASIHDRAPVVIEPKDFARWLDCRNYEPRDVADLMRPAAPDFFEAIPVSDRVNKVANKGPDLQERVEIPNRNPAPKAEKPPRDDDQMNLF; encoded by the coding sequence ATGTGCGGACGATTTGCGCTGAGCCTCACGCCCACGGACATCGAAACCCTGTTCGGCGTTGCGGATGTCGAGCCGTTCCCGCCGCGCTATAATATTCCGCCGACCGAGCCGATCATGATGGTGATCCGCGATCATCCGAGACCGCCGGGATCGAATCTGCCGGAAAATCGCGTGATGCTCGTGCGTTGGGGCTTCATCCCCGCCTGGGCGAAGGACCCGAGGCAGTTGCCGCTGCTCATCAATGCGCGTTCCGAGACGGCCATCGAGAAGGCCACGTTCCGGGCCGCCATGCGGCACAGGCGGACACTGGTGCCGGCTTCGGGCTTTTATGAATGGAAGAGGGAGGACGGTGGAAAGGCCCAGCCTTACTGGGTGCGTCCGCGCAAGGGCGCTTTCGTCGCCTTCGCGGGGCTAATGGAAACCTATGCCGACCCGGGAGGCTCGGAGATCGATACCGGCGCGATCCTGACGACCGCATCGAGCGGCGAGATCGCGTCCATCCATGACCGCGCCCCCGTGGTGATCGAACCGAAGGATTTTGCGCGCTGGCTGGACTGCCGCAACTATGAGCCGCGCGACGTCGCGGATCTCATGCGTCCGGCCGCACCGGACTTCTTCGAGGCCATACCGGTGTCAGACAGGGTCAACAAAGTCGCCAACAAGGGACCGGACCTGCAGGAGCGAGTGGAGATTCCAAACCGCAATCCGGCGCCGAAAGCCGAAAAACCTCCCAGGGACGACGACCAGATGAATCTCTTCTAA
- a CDS encoding transcriptional regulator, whose product MSPTKIEADRLRKQMASITKHYRAIGPAAVAAALMHVKKSPIRKPKVA is encoded by the coding sequence ATGTCACCGACCAAAATCGAAGCAGATCGTCTGCGCAAGCAAATGGCTTCGATCACCAAGCACTATCGCGCTATTGGCCCTGCCGCCGTGGCAGCGGCGCTGATGCACGTCAAGAAGAGCCCGATCCGCAAGCCGAAAGTGGCCTGA
- the cysS gene encoding cysteine--tRNA ligase, which produces MSETPRELRLYNTLTRSKEVFRPIDPANVRMYVCGPTVYDFAHIGNARPAIVFDVLFRLLRHLYGGSHVTYVRNITDVDDKINARALRDFPELPLNDAIRRVTETTNNQYQKDVAALGCLPPTYQPRATEFVLPRADGKADMVTLIQSLIDRGHAYVAAGEVLFDTASMADYGQLSRRRLDEQQAGARIEVDAHKKNPGDFVLWKESSAEEPGWDASFRLASGETAAIRGRPGWHIECSAMSAAYLGEVFDIHGGGLDLIFPHHENEIAQSRCAHGTPVMANYWMHNGFLQVEGRKMSKSEGNFVTINELLETEKFGGRKWPGEVLRLAMLMTHYREPIDFSVRKLEEAENTLRKWKRAADLASGPAGEVSEAVIAALCDDLGAYAAFQVLNDLAAEATNSPEAARELKSSLAFLGFDVASAVADETGIARKIADRLRLIREKNWPEADRIRYELLAEGIQLKDGKDPATGERVTSWEIKR; this is translated from the coding sequence ATGTCTGAGACGCCACGGGAATTGCGCCTTTACAACACGCTGACGCGATCGAAGGAGGTGTTTCGCCCCATCGATCCGGCCAATGTGCGCATGTATGTCTGCGGCCCCACGGTCTACGACTTCGCTCATATCGGCAATGCGCGTCCGGCGATCGTCTTCGACGTTTTGTTCAGGCTGCTCCGCCATCTGTACGGCGGGAGCCATGTCACCTATGTCCGCAACATCACCGACGTGGACGACAAGATCAACGCGCGCGCGTTGCGGGACTTCCCCGAACTGCCGCTGAATGACGCCATCCGGCGCGTCACGGAGACCACCAACAACCAATACCAGAAGGACGTCGCGGCGCTGGGTTGCCTGCCGCCGACCTACCAGCCGCGCGCGACGGAATTCGTGCTGCCGCGCGCCGACGGCAAGGCCGACATGGTGACGTTGATTCAAAGCCTGATCGATCGCGGCCATGCCTATGTCGCGGCTGGAGAAGTCCTGTTCGACACGGCGTCCATGGCCGACTACGGCCAGTTGTCGAGGCGGCGGCTGGACGAGCAGCAGGCCGGCGCGCGCATCGAGGTGGACGCACACAAGAAGAACCCGGGCGATTTCGTGCTCTGGAAGGAATCGTCCGCCGAAGAACCTGGCTGGGACGCCAGCTTCCGGCTTGCCAGTGGCGAGACCGCCGCGATCCGTGGCCGCCCCGGCTGGCACATCGAATGCTCCGCCATGTCCGCCGCCTATCTGGGCGAGGTCTTCGATATCCATGGCGGCGGACTGGACCTGATCTTCCCTCACCACGAGAACGAGATCGCCCAGTCGCGTTGCGCGCATGGCACGCCGGTGATGGCGAACTATTGGATGCACAACGGCTTCCTGCAGGTCGAAGGCCGCAAGATGTCGAAGTCGGAAGGCAATTTCGTCACCATCAACGAATTGCTGGAAACCGAAAAATTCGGCGGCCGCAAATGGCCGGGCGAGGTGCTGCGGCTGGCGATGCTGATGACGCATTATCGCGAACCGATCGATTTTTCGGTGCGCAAGCTGGAAGAGGCGGAGAACACGCTGCGCAAGTGGAAACGCGCAGCCGATCTCGCGTCCGGTCCCGCCGGCGAGGTATCTGAGGCGGTGATCGCGGCGCTTTGCGACGACCTCGGCGCCTATGCCGCGTTTCAGGTGCTCAACGACCTCGCCGCGGAGGCGACGAATTCGCCCGAAGCGGCGCGTGAGCTGAAATCGAGCCTGGCGTTCCTCGGTTTCGATGTCGCTTCGGCGGTGGCCGACGAGACCGGCATCGCGCGAAAGATCGCCGATCGGCTGCGGCTTATCCGAGAGAAGAACTGGCCCGAAGCAGACCGCATCCGCTACGAGCTTCTGGCCGAGGGCATCCAGTTGAAGGACGGCAAGGACCCGGCGACCGGCGAGCGTGTCACGAGCTGGGAGATAAAGAGGTGA
- a CDS encoding VOC family protein produces MIDHTGISVSDWAKSKAFYDAAFAPLGASLLYMVPEQYTGGVKAGGYGRERPVFWLHEGKDGGPGRHYAFTANSRAEVDAFYAAAIAAGGRDNGKPGLRPHYHPDYYGAFVFDPDGNNVEAVCHKPEGAA; encoded by the coding sequence ATGATCGACCATACCGGCATATCGGTTTCCGATTGGGCGAAATCGAAGGCTTTTTACGACGCGGCGTTCGCGCCTCTGGGCGCCAGCCTGCTCTATATGGTGCCCGAACAATACACCGGCGGCGTCAAGGCGGGCGGCTATGGCCGGGAACGCCCGGTGTTCTGGCTGCATGAGGGCAAGGACGGCGGCCCCGGCCGGCACTACGCCTTCACCGCGAATTCCCGGGCCGAAGTCGATGCCTTCTACGCTGCGGCAATAGCGGCGGGCGGCAGGGACAACGGCAAGCCGGGCCTGCGTCCGCACTACCACCCGGACTATTACGGCGCTTTCGTCTTCGATCCGGACGGCAACAACGTCGAGGCCGTCTGCCACAAGCCGGAGGGCGCCGCATGA
- a CDS encoding GFA family protein has protein sequence MSLDNRPHYSGGCQCGAVRFRVEGKLGDASVCHCRMCQKASGNFYLPLVSVRQATLTWTRGQPKKFQSSNVAYRGFCGNCGTPLTYEAPDGTALAIAAFDHPEEIPPTIQWGTEAKLPYVDGIPKLPGEETMADQEAASFLARLVSYQHPDHDTETWPQED, from the coding sequence ATGAGCCTCGACAATCGTCCGCACTACTCCGGCGGATGTCAGTGCGGCGCGGTGCGTTTTCGCGTCGAGGGCAAGCTCGGTGACGCCTCCGTCTGCCACTGCCGCATGTGCCAGAAGGCAAGCGGCAATTTTTACCTGCCTCTGGTTTCCGTTCGGCAGGCGACGCTGACATGGACGCGCGGACAGCCGAAGAAATTCCAGTCATCCAACGTCGCCTATCGTGGTTTCTGCGGCAATTGCGGCACGCCGCTCACCTACGAGGCGCCGGACGGCACGGCGCTGGCGATCGCTGCCTTCGATCACCCCGAGGAAATCCCGCCGACGATCCAGTGGGGCACCGAGGCGAAGCTGCCCTATGTGGACGGCATCCCGAAGCTGCCGGGAGAGGAAACCATGGCGGATCAGGAGGCGGCGAGCTTCCTCGCGCGGCTGGTTTCCTATCAGCATCCCGACCACGATACCGAAACCTGGCCTCAGGAGGACTAA
- a CDS encoding GFA family protein: MSEEMARAGGCQCGAVRFRIRGELGRRSLCHCRMCQKQFGSFFGAFVNAPGGVEWTRETPSWFQSSVNIERGFCARCGTPLFYRNPEGIDIAIGAFDERDDLAPTIQLNHKYRLPWVETIFEQPIHEDPSYYTQQEKIISFQHPDHETEGWPTHGMKL, from the coding sequence ATGAGCGAGGAAATGGCGCGCGCCGGCGGTTGCCAATGCGGCGCGGTGCGCTTTCGCATCCGCGGCGAGCTCGGCCGGCGCTCGCTCTGCCATTGCCGCATGTGCCAGAAGCAGTTCGGCTCGTTCTTCGGCGCCTTTGTCAACGCTCCTGGCGGCGTCGAGTGGACCCGCGAGACGCCAAGCTGGTTCCAGTCTTCGGTGAATATCGAGCGCGGTTTCTGCGCGCGCTGCGGGACGCCGCTGTTCTACCGCAATCCAGAGGGTATCGACATCGCTATCGGCGCTTTCGATGAGCGCGACGATCTCGCCCCGACGATCCAGCTCAACCACAAATACCGCTTGCCATGGGTGGAGACGATCTTCGAACAGCCGATCCATGAGGACCCGAGCTATTACACGCAGCAGGAGAAGATCATTTCCTTCCAGCATCCGGACCATGAGACCGAAGGCTGGCCGACGCACGGAATGAAGCTATGA